The DNA region ATTTCAAAGAGTTCTATCTGGCTTGGCTCGTAGATATAATCAAGGAAATGCGTATCACCTTCAGGCACCTCAGGCACTAACGGGAGGAGTTGTTCAACAAGCACGGTCTGGAGAATAGCAGACCTGAAGTTGTTGTAGACGACCTCAACTTTATCAATTTTTTTGTCGGTATAGAGATGTTCAAACTCGTGGACAACATCAACGGCTGTTTGGAATTCAAGTTGGCGGAAAATATTAATGTATGAATCGGTAACGTCGTAGCCACGGCGTACAAAATGCTCTTGTCCACGTCTCCCGATACAGATAAGCGTCACATCCGCGCCACCCTCTTGATAGTGTTCTATACGTTGTGTTGTAGTACGGATGACATTGCTGTTAAAACTTCCACACAACCCACGGTCACCGGAAACGGAGACGATACAGACATGTTTTATTTCGCGTTCCTCAAGCAGCGGATGCGTCAATGCTTCTTCCTCAGTGTCCATCTGTGAGATGAGATGACCGAGAATTGTATTGAGTTTATCTGCGTAAGGGCGCGTCGCCATAATATTATCTTGGGCACGACGGAGCCGTGCTGCAGCGACGACACGCATGGCATCGGTAACTTGCTCAATGTTTTGAATGCTGGCGATGCGCCGCCGAATTTCTCGTAACGTTGCCATAGTTACTCACCTTCTGTGGGCGCGTCCTCTGATTCAGTGTGTGCGTCCTCTTGTCCCGGTGTTGATGCGGGTGCTTCACTCCAGTTCTCCTTGAAAGTCTTAACAGCAGTGTGCAAGGTCTCAAGGAGTTCATCACTGAGTAAGCCTGTCTCTGCGATTTCTGAGAGGAGTTCAGCATGATTCCTGTCAAGGTATTGTAGAAATTCGGATTCAAACCGAGCCACTTCCGCTTCAGGAACATCATCCAAGTAGCCGTTCGTACCACAGAAAATAGATGTGACTTCCCGCTCAACAGGCATCGGTTCGTATTGCGGTTGTTTCAGCAATTCCACGAGCCGTGTGCCGCGTAGGAGCATAGATTGCGTTAATGCGTCCAAGTCAGACCCGAACTGTGCAAAGGCAGCCACTTCTCGGAAACTCGCAAGGTCAAGTTTAAGGGTACCCGCAACCTCATCCGATTTCATGGCTTTGACTTGCGCATCTCCACCGACCCGCGAAACAGATAGTCCGACATCAATTGCCGGTCTTACACCTTGGTTAAACAGATCCGTTGTGAGGTATATCTGTCCATCGGTGATAGAGATAACGTTTGTAGGGATGTAGGTCGTCAAGTCGCCTTCAAAGATTTCGATGATTGGCAGGGCAGTGAGGGAACCACCGCCTAATTCGTCACTAAGTTTTGCGGAGCGTTCTAAGAGACGAGAGTGTAGATAGAAGACATCGCCGGGGTATGCTTCGCGACCTGGGGGTCTTCGTGAAAGCAGTGACATTTGTCGATATGCCCAGGCGTGTTTTGTCAAGTCATCGTATATGATAAGCGCGTGTTTGCCGTTATTGCTGAAGTATTCACCCATTGAAGTGCCTGAATAGGGCGCGATGTACTGAAGGGGTGATGGCTCACTTGCGGCGGCAGCGACGATGGTCGTATATTCCATTGCATTATGTTCGCGAAGGGTATTGGCAACTTGTGCCAGCGTAGACCCTTTTTGACCGATAGCGACATAAATACAGTAGACATCTGTGTTTTTCTGACTCAGAATAGCGTCTATGGCGATTGCGGTTTTGCCGGTTCGCCGGTCCCCGATAATGAGTTCCCGTTGACCGCGCCCAATGGGTGTCAAACTGTCAATCGCTTTTAAACCTGTGTAAAGTGGTTCGCTAACGGGTTGCCGTTCGACAATGCCCAACCCCTTCCGTTCAACCGGCAGTCGATGTTCAGTTTCAATATCACCCAAACCATCAATAGGTTGACCGAGTGCATCGACAATTCGTCCGAGGAGTGCCTCACCGACAGGGACTTCGGCGAGTCGCCCTGTCCGTTTGGCGGTATCGCCTTCGTGTATGAGTTGGTCTTCGCCGAACAGGACGCAACCGACGTTATCTTCTTCGAGGTTGAAAGCAATGCCGTAGATGTCATTAGGGAATTCGATCATTTCGCTCGCCATGGCATTCGCAAGCCCATACACGCGCGCGATACCATCGCCTACCTCCAGCACAGTGCCGGAATCATAGACATCCACGTCCTGTTCAAACTGTTGCAGTTGTTGTTTAAGGATATTTGATATTTCGTCCGGTCGGACTTCTCTTGCCATATTTTCAGTCCTCTGTGAGGAGTAGTTATCAGTCTTCGGTTTTCAGTAGTTATCAGTTCTCGGTTATCAGTTAATTTCTTGTGGCGGTTGCTTTTCGGGTTACTTACTGCCACAGTCCACCTCTTTAACTCTCACTGCGAGGCAAACTGACGACTGACGACTCTGACAACTGATCACCAATAACTATTACCCTTTCGCGAGTTGTTGCTTCAGGCGTTGGAGTTGTGATGCGACACTTGCATCAAAAACAGTGTCATCTAATTGTACGATGAAGCCGCCTTCAATCTGTGCATCAGTTGTAGTTTCCAATCGCACCTGTTTTCCCGAATACGCGCTTAATTGCTGTGTGAGTCGTTCCTCTTGCTCCGGTGTTATAGGCACAGCGGTCGTCACTTTTGCGACGAGCCTACCAGCAGCTTCGTCAACAATTGCTGAAAAGGCATCTATAATTGCGATGAGGTAACGTTCACGCTGCTTTGATGCAAGTAGTTTGAAGAAGTTAATCGTCAGAGGCTGCATCGCGTCTGCGAAAAGCTGCTGAAACGTCTCGCTTTTAAATTGTGGAGACAATATAGGGCTATGAACTAATTGCGTGAGTTCCACAGATCGTTCGATTAATCCTTGCAGCTTGTCCATATCTGCGGTGATAGCGTCCAAAGCACCTTGTTCTAACGCCGCATCGTATAAGGCACGGGCGTAAGGTTTCGCAACCCGAATGTCTCTCATAGTTCGTTTTACCTTTTTTTTCTTATGCCACGCTCATCTGAACGTTTTAGTAATTGTAAAACGTTTGTAAGTCTCGCCAAAGCAGTTCTACGCAAGTTAATTAACGTCGATATGGTTGGAATTAACCAGAACTCCGATTTGACATCGGAAAAATCGGCGCGAACCCTCAATCATTAAAAAACGACTAACGCGGATCTGCTGGCAACCTACTAATGGATGCGTCAATAATGTGCTGATGCCTCTCTGGGTTGAGTTCTTCGCTTATAATCTTGCTGGCAGCATCAATTGCGAGTTCAGCGACGACCCCTCGCAGTTCGGAGATGGCTTCGTCTTTTTCACGTTGAATCTCGGCTCTGGCTCTCGCGACTTCATCCTCTGCTTCTTGTCGCGCCAGTGTGAGGATGTCCTGACGTTCGGTGTTCCCTTGTTCAATCGCAGTTTGGATTTTAGTTTGCGCTTCGGTCTCAATATCGGCTAAGCGTTGACGCGTCTCTGCGGTGAGCCTGTCCAACTCTTCACGATCAACCCGCAATTGTTCTATCTGCGAAGTGATTTCAGATCTGCGGTCTTCTAAGAGCCCTCCGACCTTGCCGAAAACAAACTTCCAAAGCACGGCGAGCACGACCAGAAAACCGATAGTTTGGATGATAATCGTCTTCGGATCAATGCCAAGCAGCGCAAGAAGCCCTCCTTCAGCAGGAGCCTCGGCAGCGAACGCACTATTGGCGTACATCCCCATTAAGATGAGGCAGCATCCGTAAAATGTCCGGTAGCGTCCCTTGCAAAGTGAAAGCCTATATATAATGTTTCGCATAAGATTACTGTACTCTGTTGTGCGAACTGAAGACGTAACGTATCAACATGAACTTGCAATTTCGACACATCTAATTTCGTCTCGGGTTGCAAGCCTCGCCGCCCGTCTTCAGTCAAAGGTTATCTTCCGGTACCGTCATCTGTCGTGACTCGTCTCGCGTCTGCATCAATCATATTTTGCAGGATTTGACCTTCCGGGAGTTTTGCCTGCAAGATAAAGAACATTAAAAGCGCATAGATAACGAGCGATTCGATGAGTGCCAAACCGATAATCATCGCAGTCTGGATCTGCGGTGCGGAATCAGGTTGACGTGATATCCCTTCAAGAGCAGTGCTTGTTGCACTTCCTTGTGCTCTTGAGGCGAAAATGACGGCGATCGGCAATCCTAAAGTCACGCCAAACGCCAACACTGCTAGATAAATCATGAATGTCCTCCTTGGACGGATACGGACTTGTAGGGACAGGGTAACCCCGCTCCTACAAACCCCAGAAATTAGTGATGCGCTTCATGCGCGTCGTCATGGTGTTCTATGAACAGCACGATGTAGATAGATGTTAAAATAGTAAAAACGAATGCTTGCAGGAAGCCAGCAAATAGCCCGAAAAACAGCATAGGCACTTGCACCGGAATAATCGGTATAGCATCCGCAATCAGCACGATAAGTCCGAGTTTTGTCAGTTCAATAACAACCGCTTTCTCGCCAAAGATGTTCCCGAAAAGACGGACAGCCAGCGAACCGGCGCGTGATAACTGAGCGACCACTTCAAGCGGGAACATCAAAACACCTAACCACGGTGGGTTACCGGCTAAATGTTTCAGATAACCGCCTATCCCGTTCTCTTTAATAGCGATAATTTGAACGCCTAATACGGCGGTTATCCCGAGCGCGAGCGTTGTATTCAAATCTGCTGTTGGAGGTTGAAGCCCCGGAATAACTCCGAGATAGTTCAGGAAGAGAATGAAGATGAAGAAGGAGCCAACAAAGGGAACATACTTTTTGCCGTGGTCGCCTAAAATCCCGCCGAAGAAGTCCATAATACCGCCGACAAATACCTCTAACAGCGTTTGCCCTTTCCCTTCAGGTATCCGTTTCAACTTCCGAGTAGCCAAGATAAAAAACAGTACTAAGACGAGAACAGCAAAGTATGTATTGGGAATTAGATCGGGTTGATGCCACCGCGTCGGTTCAGGGATCATCTCATCCGGTAAGATCTGTGAAATCGGATAGAGCAAACTACGGTGACCGTTGTCGGCTGCGAAACTCCCAGCTACTATTGCCAAACTGAGTCCAGCAACCAAGCAGATAAACGATAGTTTTTTCATGTTTTGTTGTGAATGTCTTTTAAATATGGGGATGGTGTCGGGTGCCTCCGCATTTGAGGTAATTGGTAAGTTCCACCTCAAGACTCATTGGGGTCCTTATTTGAACGGATGTTCATTATCAAGCTGATCGCTTTGATAATGATGGCACCTTGTACTAAAGCAATCCCCCCAGCCAGCGCGTATATATTCATCCACTCCATTTTGAAGAGGAGATAGAGAAGTCCGCCGAGCACTGTATATTTACCGAGTGCGATAAAGCCGAGCAAGGACTTCGTGCGCTTCGATTTCCCGGGCCGAACGAGTCGCCGAACAGCAAATTCGAGCGACCAGAATAGACTCAGGCTGATAGCACTTCCAATCAAGAAACTCGGGAGCGCGGGGCGTTTGAATCCTAAAAGGACTGCCGCAATCACGACGGTAAGGCAGATTGTCAAGATGTAAATATGGCGGATAGTTCGGTCGCCAAACTCCAAAACGGGACCCATTGTAAGTGCGACTCCTTTGTCAAAAGGACAGCGGATTAGGCTGCCAGAATCCCCGCTCTCGGATGTTATTCTTGTCCAGTGCCTTGTGCTTGTTCGGAAGTCGAACGACGTTGTTTTTCTATAGCTTCAAGTCGCCGGTTCCAGCGCGCCACTGACCGAAACATTTCCATGAATCCAGCGGCGACCCCCAGTCCGAAACCGATGTACGATCCGACTGCTGCATTGCCTAATTTTCCACCGATCCACTTACCCCCGAAATAACCGATGCAGATCGCGAGCGCAAGCGTTATCCCGATGGATGCGAGGTCAAACATTCCCACATTTTCATGTTTGAATTGGTTGAGCCGACGTTTAAACATGACGGTTGCTCCGATAAAATG from Candidatus Poribacteria bacterium includes:
- the atpG gene encoding ATP synthase F1 subunit gamma, translated to MATLREIRRRIASIQNIEQVTDAMRVVAAARLRRAQDNIMATRPYADKLNTILGHLISQMDTEEEALTHPLLEEREIKHVCIVSVSGDRGLCGSFNSNVIRTTTQRIEHYQEGGADVTLICIGRRGQEHFVRRGYDVTDSYINIFRQLEFQTAVDVVHEFEHLYTDKKIDKVEVVYNNFRSAILQTVLVEQLLPLVPEVPEGDTHFLDYIYEPSQIELFEMLLGKHLNMQMWKVLLDSNAAEQAARMAAMENATQKAKELIDELILQRNRARQTQITTEISEIVSGAAALEG
- the atpA gene encoding F0F1 ATP synthase subunit alpha, with the protein product MAREVRPDEISNILKQQLQQFEQDVDVYDSGTVLEVGDGIARVYGLANAMASEMIEFPNDIYGIAFNLEEDNVGCVLFGEDQLIHEGDTAKRTGRLAEVPVGEALLGRIVDALGQPIDGLGDIETEHRLPVERKGLGIVERQPVSEPLYTGLKAIDSLTPIGRGQRELIIGDRRTGKTAIAIDAILSQKNTDVYCIYVAIGQKGSTLAQVANTLREHNAMEYTTIVAAAASEPSPLQYIAPYSGTSMGEYFSNNGKHALIIYDDLTKHAWAYRQMSLLSRRPPGREAYPGDVFYLHSRLLERSAKLSDELGGGSLTALPIIEIFEGDLTTYIPTNVISITDGQIYLTTDLFNQGVRPAIDVGLSVSRVGGDAQVKAMKSDEVAGTLKLDLASFREVAAFAQFGSDLDALTQSMLLRGTRLVELLKQPQYEPMPVEREVTSIFCGTNGYLDDVPEAEVARFESEFLQYLDRNHAELLSEIAETGLLSDELLETLHTAVKTFKENWSEAPASTPGQEDAHTESEDAPTEGE
- the atpH gene encoding ATP synthase F1 subunit delta, producing the protein MRDIRVAKPYARALYDAALEQGALDAITADMDKLQGLIERSVELTQLVHSPILSPQFKSETFQQLFADAMQPLTINFFKLLASKQRERYLIAIIDAFSAIVDEAAGRLVAKVTTAVPITPEQEERLTQQLSAYSGKQVRLETTTDAQIEGGFIVQLDDTVFDASVASQLQRLKQQLAKG
- the atpF gene encoding F0F1 ATP synthase subunit B is translated as MRNIIYRLSLCKGRYRTFYGCCLILMGMYANSAFAAEAPAEGGLLALLGIDPKTIIIQTIGFLVVLAVLWKFVFGKVGGLLEDRRSEITSQIEQLRVDREELDRLTAETRQRLADIETEAQTKIQTAIEQGNTERQDILTLARQEAEDEVARARAEIQREKDEAISELRGVVAELAIDAASKIISEELNPERHQHIIDASISRLPADPR
- a CDS encoding ATP synthase F0 subunit C, encoding MIYLAVLAFGVTLGLPIAVIFASRAQGSATSTALEGISRQPDSAPQIQTAMIIGLALIESLVIYALLMFFILQAKLPEGQILQNMIDADARRVTTDDGTGR
- the atpB gene encoding F0F1 ATP synthase subunit A, producing the protein MKKLSFICLVAGLSLAIVAGSFAADNGHRSLLYPISQILPDEMIPEPTRWHQPDLIPNTYFAVLVLVLFFILATRKLKRIPEGKGQTLLEVFVGGIMDFFGGILGDHGKKYVPFVGSFFIFILFLNYLGVIPGLQPPTADLNTTLALGITAVLGVQIIAIKENGIGGYLKHLAGNPPWLGVLMFPLEVVAQLSRAGSLAVRLFGNIFGEKAVVIELTKLGLIVLIADAIPIIPVQVPMLFFGLFAGFLQAFVFTILTSIYIVLFIEHHDDAHEAHH
- a CDS encoding ATP synthase subunit I yields the protein MGPVLEFGDRTIRHIYILTICLTVVIAAVLLGFKRPALPSFLIGSAISLSLFWSLEFAVRRLVRPGKSKRTKSLLGFIALGKYTVLGGLLYLLFKMEWMNIYALAGGIALVQGAIIIKAISLIMNIRSNKDPNES
- a CDS encoding AtpZ/AtpI family protein codes for the protein MFKRRLNQFKHENVGMFDLASIGITLALAICIGYFGGKWIGGKLGNAAVGSYIGFGLGVAAGFMEMFRSVARWNRRLEAIEKQRRSTSEQAQGTGQE